From Nymphalis io chromosome 10, ilAglIoxx1.1, whole genome shotgun sequence, a single genomic window includes:
- the LOC126771380 gene encoding uncharacterized protein LOC126771380: MSRNVLYNVPSFLIIICFVDTSSSFLCYNCSSTHRSWNQCGGAFTKPPNTFNNSRHYLINCTGENSMCFVRSWAARAKRYWIVQRGCYQIGSDDPFPRAMITPMRAMTCKYERLPEAEYKVCFCNANWCNSAYLYKNPYKYKKNLLMSLLYILPLIL; encoded by the exons ATGAGTAGAAATGTTCTTTACAACGTGCCAAGTTTcttgattataatttgttttgtggATACCTCGTCCAGTTTCCTTTGTTACAATTGTTCCTCCACCCATCGCAGCTGGAATCAATGCGGTGGAGCTTTTACCAAGCCGCCAAATACATTTAACAACAGCCGCCATTATTTGATCAACTGCACTGGAG aaaattcgATGTGTTTTGTGCGATCATGGGCAGCCCGCGCGAAGCGTTATTGGATAGTGCAGAGAGGTTGTTATCAAATCGGCTCGGACGATCCTTTTCCAAGAGCTATGATTACACCGATGAGAGCTATGACTTGTAAATATGAACG ACTTCCCGAAGCAGAATATAAAGTGTGTTTCTGCAATGCTAATTGGTGTAATTcagcatatttatataaaaacccttataaatataaaaaaaatctattaatgtcattgttatatatcttgcctcttattttataa
- the LOC126771278 gene encoding mitochondrial import receptor subunit TOM70, with the protein MASTGSTPFPKWQLAILLGAPLAIGLGYLYLRNRLEDPEKKKIAELKAKTTISLDNEDNAKATESAIDRAMKLKGAGNRAFHAGEYDKAIALYNEAIEACPPDRSVDLATFYQNRSACYEKREMWEQVKEDCTFALKLNEKYVKAFLRRSRAAEKSGDLVLALEDVTSACILEKFQVQSSLVNADRILKALGRQHAREALAKRRPVMPSKHFIKTYFSAFSEDPIGKINLDDNALSGFAKAKKALDGQDYESVVAACTEELESEGKYMYEALLLRATFYLLLGRHDEAQADLAKVIDSDASLKVRVNALIKRASLFTQLENTERCLEDFANAAKLDPNNSDIYHHRGQVYLLLERMDEATAEFAKAVELNPDFSIAYIQKCYADYRHAQLHKNIGALTQVRADFEKALERFPRCAEVYILYAQVLSDQQEWGRAEALFESALDVDPNNATLYVHKGLVQLQKSTDFDKAVKLINKAIEIDDKCDFAYETLGTIEVQRGNLRRSLELFENAIALAKTEQEMTHLFSLKDAAAAQLKVSERWGLDWTVS; encoded by the exons ATGGCGTCGACGGGTAGTACTCCTTTCCCAAAGTGGCAACTGGCCATACTACTCGGGGCTCCTTTAGCTATCGGTTTAGGTTACCTTTATCTAAGAAATAGACTAGAAGATcctgaaaaaaagaaaattgccGAATTAAAAGCAAAGACAACCATTTCGCTGGACAATGAAGATAATGCAAAAGCTACAGAAAGTGCTATTGACCGTGCAATGAAGTTGAAGGGAGCCGGAAATCGAGCTTTTCATGCAGGTGAATATGATAAAGCTATAGCTCTTTATAATGAAGCTATCGAGGCTTGTCCTCCTGACCGTTCCGTTGATTTAGCTACTTTCTATCAAAATCGTTCTGCATGCTATGAAAAGCGAGAAATGTGGGAACAAGTCAAAGAGGATTGTACCTTTGCCCTAAAACTGAACGAAAAATATGTTAAAGCCTTTCTTAGACGATCACGAGCGGCTGAGAAAAGTGGTGATCTTGTGCTTGCATTAGAAGATGTTACTTCTGCTTGTATCTTGGAAAAGTTCCAAGTGCAGAGTTCTCTGGTTAATGCGGACCGTATACTTAAAGCTCTTGGTAGACAACATGCTCGAGAAGCACTTGCTAAGAGACGTCCAGTTATGCCATCGaaacatttcattaaaacatactTCTCTGCTTTCTCTGAAGACCCTATTGGTAAGATTAATTTAGATGACAATGCATTAAGTGGCTTTGCAAAGGCAAAGAAAGCTCTTGATGGTCAGGATTACGAATCAGTGGTAGCTGCTTGTACTGAAGAACTGGAATCAGAAGGAAAGTATATGTATGAGGCATTGCTTTTGCGAGCAACATTTTACCTACTGCTTGGTAGACATGATGAAGCACAGGCTGATCTTGCCAAGGTTATTGATAGTGATGCTTCACTAAAAGTTAGAGTTAATGCCCTCATTAAGCGTGCATCTCTATTCACTCAATTGGAAAATACAGAGCGTTGCTTGGAAGACTTTGCAAATGCAGCAAAATTAGATCCTAATAACTCAGATATATACCATCATCGTGGTCAAGTATATCTACTCTTAGAGAGAATGGATGAGGCAACAGCGGAGTTTGCTAAGGCAGTTGAACTAAACCCTGACTTCTCAATTGCTTATATTCAGAAGTGCTATGCTGATTACAGACATGCACAGTTACACAAAAACATTGGAGCCTTGACCCAAGTGAGAGCTGATTTTGAAAAAGCTCTAGAAAGATTCCCAAGATGTGCTgaagtgtatattttatatgcacAAGTTTTGTCAGACCAACAAGAGTGGGGTCGTGCTGAAGCTCTGTTCGAGTCTGCATTAGATGTTGATCCCAATAATGCTACACTGTATGTTCACAAAGGTCTTGTACAATTACAAAAAAGCACAGATTTTGATAAGGCTGTCaagttaattaataaagcaATTGAAATTGATGACAAATGTGACTTTGCATATGAGACACTTGGCACAATAGAAGTTCAAAG agGAAACTTAAGAAGATCATTGGAGCTTTTTGAAAATGCGATCGCTCTAGCCAAAACTGAACAAGAAATGACACACTTGTTCTCATTAAAAGATGCTGCAGCTGCACAACTGAAGGTCTCAGAGCGTTGGGGACTTGATTGGACTGTCAGTTAG
- the LOC126771259 gene encoding uncharacterized protein LOC126771259 — translation MIVKNHRMLLNVFIWFIIAANAESGRIGKLSKHLTNTTNPIDNLNGIASIFSPRMDFDQWKPLTGRGDPLRNDPTYDYEPPVLERVHYWADEAHIQPENYPERKSEVLVLGVSSRKPSVASRPQAPIRRLPRPSVFPSKYEDFSYKFSDHYPMTILVPPPPPPSHQPSLYVEEKLSRPTSPPILLDGLTAARESTPKPEILTSFALQESNLIYQSSTIKQNRYNNYNKTTNLPNNTVSSDYAGWGPTTPFEDFNEAHNIISYTDNHNYEFSKQPLSYYKPMLSEAPPPPQTSFYSSDMPTFLPTVLPVTVSTVDNTQDIWSSMETTTEISTENHIIDVETTTENVMNYVSQSTQAPLSAPSSNIIDMLGSMISMPMITDPDRPEDNLYAHASDSIHIFKTPPTEDSVNLELMQTMQPPPPIKTPESSTAPSRQQFHINSHILNSLLHEKPITHTHDPYLHMRFTTPIPTTLKISQDIKSTTEIPSIPTYLIIQGHSKVKTYGSKPKPDSGAAKNEIPKPNETNEVKHLHPLKDKHTKISEKIRTHRESKAQNLKALVETGFGSIEIQETDLGIKYDVSDGSDVPVEIYRKGIVDNDENNYSSKREEEKRSKREIDLKQFFGDDSLAYKIFGSRRNDMLNA, via the exons ATGATTGTg AAAAATCATAGAATGTTGCTAAACGTCTTCATTTGGTTCATCATTGCTGCTAACGCTGAGTCTGGTCGTATTGGAAAACTTtcaaaacatttaacaaatacaACAA ATCCGATAGACAATTTAAATGGTATCGCTTCTATTTTTTCGCCTCGTATGGACTTCGATCAATGGAAACCATTGACAGGACGCGGTGATCCTTTACGTAATGATCCTACATATGATTATGAGCCTCCTGTACTCGAAAGAGTTCATTATTGGGCCGACGAAGCTCACATTCAACCAGAGAATTACCCGGAAAGGAAATCTGAAGTTTTGGTGTTAGGTGTCTCATCTCGAAAACCGAGTGTTGCTTCTAGACCACAGGCACCCATCAGAAGGCTCCCACGACCATCTGTATTTCCTTCTAAGTATGAAGACTTTTCTTACAAATTTAGTGATCATTACCCGATGACTATACTTGTACCACCTCCTCCGCCTCCCAGTCATCAACCTTCACTATACGTTGAAGAAAAATTATCAAGACCTACGAGTCCTCCAATACTACTTGACGGACTTACAGCAGCCAGAGAATCTACACCCAAACCTGAGATATTGACTTCGTTTGCTCTTCAGGAATCTAATCTGATTTACCAATCatctacaataaaacaaaaccgGTACAACAActataataaaactacaaatttaCCAAACAATACTGTAAGTAGCGACTACGCAGGATGGGGTCCTACTACACCTTTTGAGGATTTTAATGAAGCTCATAACATTATATCTTACACAGATAATCATAACTATGAATTTTCCAAGCAACCTCTTTCTTATTATAAGCCGATGTTATCCGAAGCGCCTCCACCACCGCAAACATCGTTTTATTCATCGGATATGCCTACTTTTTTACCAACAGTTTTACCTGTAACAGTATCAACAGTTGATAACACACAAGATATATGGTCTTCTATGGAAACCACAACAGAAATATCCACTGAAAATCACATTATTGACGTTGAAACTACTACTGAAAATGTTATGAATTATGTATCTCAGTCTACACAGGCACCCTTATCAGCACCAAGTtctaatataattgatatgttAGGTTCAATGATATCAATGCCTATGATTACAGATCCTGATAGACCTGAAGATAATTTGTACGCTCATGCATCAGAttctatacatatttttaaaactccaCCAACAGAAGATTCTGTTAATTTAGAACTTATGCAGACTATGCAACCACCCCCACCTATAAAAACCCCTGAAAGTTCAACAGCGCCTTCGAGACaacaatttcatataaattctcATATTTTAAATAGCCTACTTCATGAAAAACCGATAACACACACACATGATCCATACTTGCACATGCGTTTTACAACACCAATTCCGACTACTTTAAAGATATCTCAAGATATAAAATCTACAACTGAAATACCATCTATACCtacgtatttaattatacaaggACATTCTAAAGTTAAAACCTATGGATCGAAGCCAAAACCGGATAGCGGTGCTGCTAAAAATGAAATACCAAAACCTAATGAAACCAATGAAGTTAAACATTTACACCCTCTTAAAGACAAACATACGAAGATCTCGGAAAAAATTCGAACACATAGAGAAAGTAAAGCACAAAATTTAAAGGCGCTCGTAGAAACTGGATTTGGCTCAATAGAAATACAAGAAACTGATTTAGGTATAAAATACGATGTCAGTGACGGCAGTGACGTACCAGTTGAAATATACAGAAAGGGAATCGTAGATaatgatgaaaataattattcaagtaaGAGGGAAGAAGAAAAGCGAAGCAAAAGGGAAATCGATCTAAAACAATTTTTCGGCGACGATTCTTTAGCATACAAAATCTTTGGCAGTAGAAGAAATGACATGCTAAATgcataa